In Longimicrobium sp., the DNA window AGCGCGAGGTACTCCTCGGGCGTGTATCGGTCGAAAGCTGCTGCTGACATGGCACCCCTTCGGCTAGAGTTGCGCCGAGTGTAAGGTCACGTTTCGCAACCGCACAACCCTCTTTTCGTTACAGCGCCACAACTCCGCCAGCAGCCGAACATAGGTGTATGCCCTATGTCTTCTTACGGAAGGGTCCACCAACCCTTTGAGGCAACAGACGGAGGGCGCGGGAAACCGTCCCGCGCCCTCCGCGTCCTCCGCGCCTCCGCGTGACCGAAGCAGTTCAGACGAGCGCGGCCTCGCGGGACGGATAGTGCGATGTCACATAGTCGTCCAGGATGCGCTTGAACTCGTCGGCGATGTGGTCGCCCTTGAGCGTGGTGAAGTGCTCGCCATCCACGTACACCGGCGCCTTGGGCTCTTCGAAGGTGCCGGGGAGCGAAATGCCGAGGTTTGCGTGCTTGCTCTCGCCGGGGCCGTTCACCACGCACCCCATCACCGCCACCTTCATCTCCTCGACCCCCGGGTGCGAATCGCGCCACACCGGCATCTGATCGCGAAGGTACGTCTGAATGCTTTCCGCCAGCTGCTGGAAGTACGTGGAGGTGGTGCGCCCGCACCCCGGACAGCTGGTGACCTGCGGCGTGAACGAGCGCAGCTCCAGCGACTGCAGGATCTGCTGGGCCACGTGCACCTCTTCCGTGCGGTCGCCCCCGGGCTTGGGCGTCAGCGACACGCGGATGGTGTCGCCGATGCCTTCCTGCAGCAGGATGGAGAGACCCGCGGTAGACGCCACCACGCCCTTGGTGCCCATGCCCGCCTCGGTGAGACCCAGGTGCAGGGGATAGTCGGAGCGGGGCGCCAGCTTGCGGTACACGGCCACCAGGTCCGGCACGCCGCTGACCTTGGCGGAAAGGATGATGCGGTCGTGCGGCAGCCCCAGCCGCTCGGCCGCCGCGGCGGAGCGCATGGCGCTCTCCACCATGGCGTCCATCATCACGTCCTTGGCGCCCACGGGCGCGGACGAGCGGGCGTTCTCGTCCATCATCTCCGTCAGCAGCGCCTGGTCCAGCGAGCCCCAGTTGACGCCGATGCGCACCGGCTTGCCGAACTCCAGGGCGCGGTCGATG includes these proteins:
- the ispG gene encoding flavodoxin-dependent (E)-4-hydroxy-3-methylbut-2-enyl-diphosphate synthase, whose protein sequence is MQIFRRRPTVMVNVGGVPVGSAAPVVVQSMTNTDTADIEGTVRQVAALWRAGSQIVRVTVNNEESARAVPHIVEFLHARGVEVPIVGDFHYNGHLLLHKYPDTARALAKYRINPGNVGAKRHDENFAAIIDRALEFGKPVRIGVNWGSLDQALLTEMMDENARSSAPVGAKDVMMDAMVESAMRSAAAAERLGLPHDRIILSAKVSGVPDLVAVYRKLAPRSDYPLHLGLTEAGMGTKGVVASTAGLSILLQEGIGDTIRVSLTPKPGGDRTEEVHVAQQILQSLELRSFTPQVTSCPGCGRTTSTYFQQLAESIQTYLRDQMPVWRDSHPGVEEMKVAVMGCVVNGPGESKHANLGISLPGTFEEPKAPVYVDGEHFTTLKGDHIADEFKRILDDYVTSHYPSREAALV